TCACCGCGGTCGGCGCGAACAAGTGCCTGGACGTGTCGAACTACGGCACGGCCAACGGCAGCAAGGTGCACATCTGGACCTGCCACGGCGGCACCAACCAGAAGTGGACCCGCGTCTGAGGTTCCTTCCCACCTCACGCGACCGACCCCGGCGTGGCCCCTGCGGCGTGCGCCGGGGTCGGCCGTACGCGCCGCGTCCGCCGGGCGTCCCCGGTCCGCCGGTCAGCGCGCGGGTGCGGGCCCGGTCGTCCCGCGCAGGGAGATGGGCGGGGACACGAGGGCCCCGCGATGAGGCGCGGCGGGGTCGGAGATCTGCCGGATGAGCAGGTCGACGGCCTGGGCGCCGAGCTCGTCGGCGGGCACGTCGGCGGCGGTGAGCGGCGGATGCAGGTTCTCGGCCCAGTGCCGGCCCGCCACGCCCGCGATGGAGAAGTCACGGGGCACGGTCAGGCCCGCGCGCTCGATCGCGCGGTACATGCCGGGCATGGCCGTCTCGTTGATGGTCGCGATGGCGGTGAGATCGGGGTGGTCGGCGAGGAGCCGCGCGACGCAGGACACCCCGGCGCGGGCGTCGTCGGCGCAGCACGTCCGCACGCCCTCCAGGCCGCGTTCCGCCACAGCCTGGTCGAAGCCGGCCTGAGCCCGGTGGGCCGGGCCGTATCCGGCGGCCATCAGCTCGGTGGAGCGGTTGACCAGGGCGATGCGACGATGGCCGAGGTCGGCCAGGTGGTGCACACATTGGGAGATGAGCGTCTCGTAGTCGATGTCCACCCAGGACATCTCGTCGGGACGGCTGGTGCGGCCGATGCCGACGAACGGCAGGCCGCTCTGCCGCAGGCGGGTGACCCGGTCGTCCTCCAGCCGGATCTCCATGAGGATCACGCCGTCGACGCGCCTGCCGCCGACCACCCGCTCGAATGAGCGGTCGTGCTCGCCCCCCGATGGCGACAGCAGGACGTCGAGGTCGGCGCGCGCGGCGGCGTCCACGACGCTGGCGACGAAGCCGAGCTGCATCTCGGTGAGGCGCTGGCTGGCCGGGGGGATGACCAGGCCGATCGTGCGGGTCCTGCCCTCCTTGAGCGCCTTCGCGGTGGCGTTGGGACGGTAGCCCAGCTCGTCGATGACCGCCTGGATGCGACGCCGGGTGTTCTCCGACACCGGGCGCTTGCCGCTCAGAGCGTAGGAGACGGTGCTGCGCGACACGCCCGACCGTTTGGCGATCTCCCCGATGTTCATCCAACTCCTCAACCGCTCGTCCCCGGCCCCATCATCGTAGGTCGAATCGATAGAGCCGACGAACCCCGCTGTATCCGCAGGACCCCATTGACGTACGCGATGAGCGGGCCTATGTTCATGCGAACCGATTCGATAGTACAACCCAGCCGCAGACGCAGCGGAGGTCAGATCATGGGATCAGCGGCAACGGGCCGGCGGGCGGCCGGTCTGGGTCTGGTGGCGCTGGCGGCCGCGGGCGGTCTCGTCGCGTGCTCCTCGTCGTCCGGGGGGTCGTCCGGCGGGTCGTCCGGGGGCGATGCCACGACGGAGGCGAGCGGGGCCGCCGGCGGCGGGACCTACACGATCTGGGACCCGTACCCGCAGCACGACAAGGGCTCCGAGTGGGTGAAACTGCTGGATACGTGCGGCGCCCAGGCGGGGGTGACGGTCGAGCGCACCGCCTACGACACCACCGACCTGACGAACAAGACCCTGCTGGCCGCGCAGCAGGGCAACGCGCCCGACGTGCTCGTCGTCGACAATCCGGTGGTCTCCACGCTGGCCGAGGCGGGGGTGCTGACGACGACGGAGGAGAACAGGCTCGACACCTCGGCCGTCGCGCCGAACCTGCTCGCGGCGGGGCAGATCGGCGGCAAGACGTACGGCGTGCCGATCGGGGCCAACACGCTGGCCCTCTTCTACAACAAGGACGTGCTGAAGAAGGCCGGCGTGGACATCGACTCGGTGCGGGACTGGGCCTCGCTCACCGCCGCGCTGGAGAAGGTCAAGGCGGCCGGCGAGAAGGGCATCACGTTCTCGGCGATCGGCACCGAGGAGGGCAGCTTCCAGTTCCTGCCCTGGTTCTGGGGGTCCGGCGCGCGGCTCACCACGCTCGACTCGCCCGAGGGCGTCTCGGCGGTGGCGTTGTGGGCCGACTGGCTGAAGAAGGGGTACGCCCCCAACTCGGTCATCAACAACACGCAGACCACGAGCTGGCAGGAGTTCGCGACCGGTGATTTCGCCTTCGCGGAGAACGGGACCTGGCAGCTGGCCGCCGCCGAGAAGGCCGGCTTCCCCTACGGCATCATCCCGATCCCCGGCAAGAACGGCGGGACGGCTCCCGCGCCGACCGGCGGCGAGTTCGTCGGCATCCCCGTGCAGCAGGACTCCGGGCGCTACGCCACCTCGCGGAAGCTGGTGACCTGCCTGACCGACACGGACAACTCCCTGACCACGACCACCGCCCTGTCGTACGTCGCGCCGACGGAGCAGGTGCAGGCCAAGCAGGTCGCCGAGAACCCGGGCCTGGCGGTCTGGGTGGAGGCGGTCAAGGCCGCCAAGGGCCGCACCAGCGACGATCTGGGCACCAAGTATCCGAAGATCTCCGAGCCGATGTGGGGCGCGGTGCAGGCGGCGCTGAGCGGGTCGAAGAGCCCCCAGCAGGCGATGACCGACGCGCAGGCCGCGGCCGCGAGCGCCACGCAGTAGCAGCGGCGCGTGCGGCGGGGGAGGGGTCCGGGGGCGACGGCGTCCCGGACGCCGCATCCGGCGCCGGACGCCCGCCGGACGAGGGGGACGGGATTGGATCACGCGACACACGCATCGGTCGCGCCGCCGCCGGCAGCGGGAGGGAGACCGGATCCGGCCCGCCCGCGCGCCGGCGGCAGGTGGGAGGCGCTCCGCCGCGCCGCGGCCGGTCAGTGGGCGGCCTGGGCCTTCCTGGCCCCGGTCGTCGTCTACCTGCTGGTGTTCTACGCCTATCCGCTGTACCGCAACGTCGAGCTGAGCCTGCGCGACTACACCGTGCGCTCGTTCGTCCGGGGCGACGCGCCCTTCACCGGAGTGGCCAACTACGCCGACGTCCTCGGCGACCCCGCGTTCGGTCCCGCGTTGTGGCACACGGTGGTGTTCACGCTGGCGTCCCTGGTCTTCCAATTCACCATCGGGCTCGCCCTGGCCGTGTTCTTCGTCAGGAACTTCCCGCTGTCGGCCACGTTGCGGGCCCTGTTCCTGGTGCCGTGGCTGCTGCCGCTGATCGTGTCGTCCTCGACGTGGTCGTGGATGCTCAACAGCGAGTCCGGTGTCGTCAACGCGGCGCTCGCCGCCCTCGGCGCCGAGCCCGTCCACTGGCTGACCTCGCCGGACTGGTCGTTGTGGTCGGTGATCATCGCCAACGTCTGGATCGGCATCCCCTTCAACCTGGTCGTCCTCTACTCGGGCCTCCAGGCGATCGATCCCGCCGTGTACGAGGCCGCCGAGCTGGACGGCGCGACCGGCTGGCGGAAGTTCCGGCACATCACCTTCCCGCTGCTGCGGCCGGTCTCGGCGATCACGCTGCTGCTCGGGCTGGTCTACACGCTGAAGGTGTTCGACATCATCTGGATCATGACGAGGGGCGGGCCGAGCGGCTCCTCCACCACGTTCGCCACCTGGTCGTACCGGCTGGGGTTCGGCAACCTGCTGCCGGAGTTCGGCCGCGGCGCCGCGGTCGGCAACCTGCTGATCGTGGCGGCCCTGGTCTTCGGACTGATCTACATACGCGTCCAGCGACGGCAGGCCCTCGCGTGAACGGGCGGGCACGGCGCGGCCCCCGCACACGGGCGGCCGGGCGGGAGGGCGTCATGAGGGCCACGCGCGGCCGGTGGAGGACCGCGGCCGGGCTGGTGCTGACCGGCGTGATGCTCTTCCCGGTCTACTGGATGGTCAACGTCTCCTTCACCCGCGAACAGGACATGCGCAGGAGCCCGCCCTCGCTGCTCCCCTTGCACGGCACGCTGGACGGCTACCGGTCGGTGCTCGACCGGCAGCTGCCGTACCTGGGGGTCAGCCTGATCGTGGGGTTGGGCACGGTCGCCCTGACCCTGCTGGTCGCGACGCCGGCCGGCTACGCGCTGGCGAAGCTGCGCCCGAGAGGCGGCGGGCTGCTG
This is a stretch of genomic DNA from Microbispora sp. ZYX-F-249. It encodes these proteins:
- a CDS encoding RICIN domain-containing protein, with protein sequence TAVGANKCLDVSNYGTANGSKVHIWTCHGGTNQKWTRV
- a CDS encoding LacI family DNA-binding transcriptional regulator encodes the protein MNIGEIAKRSGVSRSTVSYALSGKRPVSENTRRRIQAVIDELGYRPNATAKALKEGRTRTIGLVIPPASQRLTEMQLGFVASVVDAAARADLDVLLSPSGGEHDRSFERVVGGRRVDGVILMEIRLEDDRVTRLRQSGLPFVGIGRTSRPDEMSWVDIDYETLISQCVHHLADLGHRRIALVNRSTELMAAGYGPAHRAQAGFDQAVAERGLEGVRTCCADDARAGVSCVARLLADHPDLTAIATINETAMPGMYRAIERAGLTVPRDFSIAGVAGRHWAENLHPPLTAADVPADELGAQAVDLLIRQISDPAAPHRGALVSPPISLRGTTGPAPAR
- a CDS encoding sugar ABC transporter substrate-binding protein, which gives rise to MGSAATGRRAAGLGLVALAAAGGLVACSSSSGGSSGGSSGGDATTEASGAAGGGTYTIWDPYPQHDKGSEWVKLLDTCGAQAGVTVERTAYDTTDLTNKTLLAAQQGNAPDVLVVDNPVVSTLAEAGVLTTTEENRLDTSAVAPNLLAAGQIGGKTYGVPIGANTLALFYNKDVLKKAGVDIDSVRDWASLTAALEKVKAAGEKGITFSAIGTEEGSFQFLPWFWGSGARLTTLDSPEGVSAVALWADWLKKGYAPNSVINNTQTTSWQEFATGDFAFAENGTWQLAAAEKAGFPYGIIPIPGKNGGTAPAPTGGEFVGIPVQQDSGRYATSRKLVTCLTDTDNSLTTTTALSYVAPTEQVQAKQVAENPGLAVWVEAVKAAKGRTSDDLGTKYPKISEPMWGAVQAALSGSKSPQQAMTDAQAAAASATQ
- a CDS encoding carbohydrate ABC transporter permease produces the protein MDHATHASVAPPPAAGGRPDPARPRAGGRWEALRRAAAGQWAAWAFLAPVVVYLLVFYAYPLYRNVELSLRDYTVRSFVRGDAPFTGVANYADVLGDPAFGPALWHTVVFTLASLVFQFTIGLALAVFFVRNFPLSATLRALFLVPWLLPLIVSSSTWSWMLNSESGVVNAALAALGAEPVHWLTSPDWSLWSVIIANVWIGIPFNLVVLYSGLQAIDPAVYEAAELDGATGWRKFRHITFPLLRPVSAITLLLGLVYTLKVFDIIWIMTRGGPSGSSTTFATWSYRLGFGNLLPEFGRGAAVGNLLIVAALVFGLIYIRVQRRQALA